In Lysobacter firmicutimachus, one genomic interval encodes:
- a CDS encoding M20/M25/M40 family metallo-hydrolase, with amino-acid sequence MNKHVAPLPALLALALSAAIAPAAAQTPAVPAHVHDQSRLSPGEDPFKPVFIVTSRATYDAGVKTLAKNSLGVQNGAGAKLVIAELQTHQLTDVTHHVHEKEKRCGGYIAFDSREEAEAFVRNDRTAQAMATQFATYTIDNQATVTPWLSQVAEANIRGTINHLSTSYPNRYYASTHGRTSASWIKDNWLSLANGRSDVSAELYTGCTTCSTQPSAILTIQGTDLPNEVVVLGAHLDSISSTGSGDSMNAPGADDDASGIATLTEVARIALASGWKPKRTIKFMGYAAEEVGLRGSKAIATDFKNRGINVVGVLQLDMTNYRTSGTPEVRLVSDYSNAALQQFLRDLHSTYLGGTLGSYTCGYGCSDHASWTSAGFPAAIYFEGGTSSGGYFSSIHTPNDKLSNMGNSASNSVPFAKLGLAFLGELGKTAGTGPGPGPGTQTYTNGTDYAINDNATVDSPITVSGRTGNAPSSASVSVNIVHTYRGDLKVDLVAPDGSLYNISNRAGGSADNLSGTFNFNLSSEPLNGTWKLRVNDNASQDTGRIDTWSITF; translated from the coding sequence GTGAACAAGCACGTCGCCCCGCTGCCCGCTCTGCTCGCTCTCGCTTTGTCCGCCGCTATCGCGCCGGCCGCTGCGCAAACGCCCGCCGTCCCGGCCCATGTCCACGACCAGTCGCGGCTGAGCCCCGGCGAGGATCCGTTCAAGCCGGTGTTCATCGTCACCTCGCGCGCGACTTACGACGCCGGAGTCAAGACCCTGGCCAAGAATTCGCTCGGCGTGCAGAACGGCGCCGGTGCCAAGCTGGTGATCGCCGAACTCCAGACTCACCAGCTGACCGACGTGACCCATCACGTGCACGAGAAAGAGAAGCGCTGCGGCGGCTACATCGCCTTCGACAGCCGCGAAGAAGCCGAGGCTTTCGTCCGCAACGACCGCACCGCGCAGGCGATGGCGACCCAGTTCGCGACTTATACCATCGACAACCAGGCCACGGTGACGCCGTGGTTGAGCCAGGTCGCCGAAGCCAACATTCGCGGCACCATCAACCATCTGTCGACCTCGTACCCGAACCGCTACTACGCCTCCACCCACGGCCGCACTTCGGCGAGCTGGATCAAGGACAACTGGCTGAGCCTGGCCAACGGCCGCAGCGACGTCAGCGCCGAGCTCTATACCGGCTGCACGACCTGCTCGACCCAGCCTTCGGCGATTCTGACCATCCAGGGCACCGACCTGCCGAACGAGGTGGTGGTGCTGGGTGCGCATCTGGATTCGATCTCCAGCACCGGCAGCGGCGATTCGATGAACGCGCCCGGCGCCGACGACGACGCCTCCGGCATCGCCACCCTGACCGAAGTCGCGCGCATCGCCTTGGCCAGCGGCTGGAAGCCCAAGCGCACGATCAAGTTCATGGGCTACGCGGCCGAGGAAGTGGGCCTGCGCGGGTCCAAGGCGATCGCCACCGATTTCAAGAACCGCGGCATCAACGTGGTCGGCGTGCTGCAGCTGGACATGACCAACTACCGCACCAGCGGCACGCCGGAGGTGCGTCTGGTCAGCGACTACTCGAACGCGGCCCTGCAGCAGTTCCTGCGCGACCTGCATTCGACCTACCTCGGCGGCACCCTGGGCAGCTACACCTGCGGCTACGGCTGCTCCGACCACGCCTCCTGGACCTCGGCCGGCTTCCCGGCGGCGATCTACTTCGAAGGCGGCACCAGCAGCGGCGGTTACTTCTCCTCGATCCACACGCCCAACGACAAGCTGTCCAACATGGGCAACTCGGCGAGCAACAGCGTGCCCTTCGCCAAGCTGGGCCTGGCCTTCCTGGGCGAGTTGGGCAAGACCGCCGGTACCGGTCCGGGCCCGGGTCCGGGCACGCAGACCTACACCAACGGCACCGACTACGCGATCAACGACAACGCCACCGTCGACAGCCCGATCACCGTCTCCGGCCGGACCGGCAACGCGCCGAGCAGCGCTTCGGTGTCGGTGAACATCGTTCATACCTACCGCGGCGACCTGAAGGTCGATCTGGTCGCGCCGGACGGCTCGCTCTACAACATCAGCAACCGCGCCGGCGGCAGCGCCGACAACCTCAGCGGCACTTTCAACTTCAACCTGTCCAGCGAACCCCTCAACGGCACCTGGAAGCTGCGGGTGAACGACAACGCGAGCCAGGACACCGGGCGCATCGATACCTGGAGCATCACCTTCTGA
- a CDS encoding serine/threonine-protein kinase translates to MSSVDARVLSLFRAYVDLEPRRRSRFLEDARRDDPQAHALLAAMIAADAGEHALDLSLPWLSDRLRTGNEDAADADEDDESDGENRIGTRLGPWRLVRKIGQGGMGIVYEAMRDDRQYEQRVALKCARAELSSPRLSEALLAERRHLARLQHPNIVPLLDGGVDAQDHPWFALQYVEGEAIDLWCDRRRKSLRDRVALLGQVCDALAYAHAQGVVHQDLKPSNLLVTDDGRVQLLDFGLSAPLNLGADTPAPPVALTPGYTAPEIVFRGAAPCIASDLYSLGVVLAQLLTGDGPSRSLLAQASQWLATTSSEAGAERLVRSAATATSEAIANRGLSDRRSLAKQISGDLAAIVERCLRADPTQRYRSAGELGEDLQRWLQHRPVRARDGGRLYRTGRFLRRHRLAMGLAGVTALTAAIGGGATWWQAYRVERETQATLAVSRLFEETLGSATLSGLSDTPFSSSALLRDVETKVRGLDLSAQPRTLAGALTSLARSRAVIGDYASATRLADEAARLLDRDGAPSLETRATLASLLNLQARHRQARSVAEQTLDQVPHDQLHRPLRVRLLTEIARSDWELLHHRDAQDALDAALALTRNQPERGPYAELLTLRGYWNARLLNLPQAEADFRRAIAVAADTQPALANQAREKLIQLLTLQERFAEAQGLALQLLEQRRRSLGDRHPDTGRAWVALADSQCGGGRPADCRASIERGKDILRARYGESHPEYAEALRVSTQLYFLDEHSYAERLSEMRRSASILQESYGPAHEAALRARADLGVMLLHRKPASVPDEEQRRLRDEGLALLDSVLSTSDRQKVPIFTPKLYYAIAIARRNRGDDRDTARRLLVETQTDAERYFGDSRGLHLRISYYLALLAYIQGDLATADAQMADIAAQAETAPPHLRLRLVLCNILNVRANIALHRGDRDSARNHLIRLRDTAMRWLGPEHPWVKQAQRDLDLLARTGRFPT, encoded by the coding sequence ATGAGCTCGGTCGACGCCCGCGTCCTGTCCCTGTTCCGCGCCTACGTCGACCTGGAGCCGCGGCGGCGGTCGCGCTTCCTTGAGGATGCGCGCCGCGACGACCCGCAGGCGCATGCCTTGCTGGCGGCGATGATAGCCGCCGACGCGGGCGAGCATGCGCTGGATCTGTCGCTGCCGTGGCTGTCCGACAGGCTGCGAACCGGCAACGAGGACGCTGCCGACGCCGACGAGGACGACGAAAGCGACGGCGAAAACCGCATCGGCACCCGGCTCGGACCATGGCGGTTGGTGCGCAAGATCGGCCAGGGCGGCATGGGCATCGTCTACGAAGCGATGCGCGACGACCGCCAGTACGAGCAACGCGTCGCACTCAAGTGCGCACGCGCCGAACTGTCGTCGCCGCGCCTGAGCGAAGCCTTGCTGGCCGAACGCCGCCATCTGGCGCGCCTGCAGCACCCCAATATCGTGCCCTTGCTCGACGGCGGCGTGGATGCCCAAGACCATCCCTGGTTCGCGCTGCAATACGTCGAAGGCGAAGCCATCGATCTATGGTGCGATCGCCGCCGCAAGAGTTTGCGCGATCGCGTCGCGCTGCTGGGCCAGGTCTGCGACGCGCTGGCCTATGCGCACGCCCAGGGCGTGGTGCATCAGGACCTCAAACCGTCCAACCTGTTGGTCACCGACGACGGCCGGGTGCAGTTGCTCGACTTCGGCCTGTCCGCGCCGCTAAACCTGGGCGCGGACACGCCGGCGCCGCCGGTCGCTCTCACGCCCGGCTACACCGCCCCGGAGATCGTGTTCCGAGGCGCCGCGCCGTGCATCGCCTCGGACCTTTACTCGCTGGGCGTGGTCCTCGCACAACTGCTGACCGGCGACGGCCCTTCGCGCTCCCTACTGGCACAGGCCAGCCAATGGCTGGCGACGACGAGTTCCGAGGCGGGTGCCGAACGTCTGGTCCGGTCCGCCGCGACTGCGACGTCCGAAGCGATAGCGAACCGAGGGCTGTCGGACCGCCGCTCCCTGGCCAAGCAGATCAGCGGCGATCTTGCGGCGATCGTCGAACGCTGCCTACGCGCCGATCCGACGCAGCGCTACCGCAGTGCGGGCGAACTGGGCGAAGATCTGCAACGCTGGCTGCAGCACCGGCCGGTGCGCGCTCGCGACGGCGGCCGACTGTACCGGACCGGGCGTTTTCTGCGCCGTCATCGGCTCGCGATGGGGTTGGCGGGAGTGACCGCGCTGACTGCGGCGATCGGCGGCGGCGCGACCTGGTGGCAGGCTTACCGGGTCGAACGCGAAACCCAGGCCACCCTCGCCGTAAGCCGGCTGTTCGAGGAAACCCTGGGCTCGGCGACCCTGTCCGGGCTCAGCGACACTCCGTTCTCCTCCAGTGCCTTGCTGCGCGACGTCGAAACCAAGGTCCGAGGACTCGATTTATCGGCGCAACCGCGCACACTCGCCGGTGCGCTGACCTCGCTGGCGCGCAGCCGTGCCGTGATCGGCGACTACGCCAGCGCCACCCGCCTGGCCGACGAAGCCGCTCGCCTGCTCGACCGCGACGGCGCACCTTCGCTGGAAACCCGCGCCACCCTCGCCTCGCTGCTGAATCTGCAGGCGCGCCATCGCCAGGCGCGCAGTGTCGCCGAGCAGACTTTAGATCAGGTTCCCCACGATCAGCTCCATCGGCCCCTGCGCGTGCGTCTGCTGACCGAGATCGCACGCAGCGATTGGGAACTGTTGCATCATCGCGACGCGCAGGATGCGCTCGACGCCGCACTGGCATTGACCCGGAATCAGCCCGAACGCGGGCCCTACGCCGAGTTGCTGACCTTGCGTGGCTACTGGAACGCTCGCCTGTTGAACCTGCCTCAAGCCGAGGCCGATTTTCGCCGCGCCATCGCGGTCGCCGCCGACACGCAACCGGCCTTGGCCAATCAAGCGCGCGAGAAACTCATCCAGTTGCTGACCCTGCAGGAACGCTTCGCCGAAGCGCAGGGCCTGGCCTTGCAGCTGCTCGAACAGCGTCGCCGCTCGCTCGGCGACCGCCATCCCGATACCGGACGCGCCTGGGTGGCGCTGGCAGACAGCCAGTGCGGCGGCGGCCGCCCCGCGGATTGCCGGGCCTCGATCGAGCGCGGCAAGGACATCCTGCGCGCGCGCTACGGCGAATCGCATCCCGAGTACGCCGAGGCCTTGCGCGTCTCGACGCAACTGTACTTCCTCGACGAACACAGCTACGCCGAACGTCTGTCGGAGATGCGGCGATCGGCATCGATCCTGCAAGAATCTTACGGACCAGCACACGAAGCCGCGCTACGGGCCCGAGCCGATCTGGGCGTGATGCTGCTGCACCGCAAGCCGGCATCCGTCCCGGACGAAGAGCAGCGGCGGTTGCGAGACGAAGGCCTGGCGCTGCTGGATTCGGTGCTGTCCACGTCCGACCGGCAGAAGGTGCCGATCTTCACTCCCAAGCTGTACTACGCCATCGCAATCGCCCGGCGCAATCGCGGCGATGACCGCGATACGGCGCGACGACTGCTCGTCGAAACCCAGACGGACGCCGAACGCTATTTCGGCGACTCGCGCGGCTTGCATCTGCGCATTTCCTATTATCTGGCCTTGCTCGCCTATATCCAGGGCGATTTGGCCACCGCAGATGCGCAGATGGCGGACATCGCGGCGCAAGCCGAAACCGCCCCACCCCATCTTCGCCTTCGGCTCGTGCTTTGCAACATTCTCAATGTTCGCGCCAATATCGCCTTGCATCGCGGCGACCGCGACAGTGCCCGCAACCACCTCATCCGCCTGCGCGATACCGCTATGCGCTGGCTCGGACCGGAACATCCGTGGGTCAAGCAAGCCCAGCGCGACCTGGACTTGCTGGCGCGTACCGGCCGATTCCCTACCTGA
- a CDS encoding ECF-type sigma factor — translation MPAAQPVWSLPDATVESVTVLLHQARDGRSDAWDLIYTRIYQDLHRLARAQLRQRQRRAPLSPTSLISEAWLKMAGAAASAENRFHLIALIARAMRYAILDETKKAVADKRGSRIEFVPLEGEHRIGENARMEQLVLMDQLLEHLGKVDERLVSIVELRYFGGLSDKEIGHLLGVGEDRIRREWRTARSYLIARLGQGDSLDLPAN, via the coding sequence ATGCCCGCCGCCCAACCCGTGTGGTCCCTGCCGGATGCTACGGTCGAGTCGGTGACCGTCCTGCTGCACCAGGCCCGCGACGGGCGCAGCGATGCCTGGGACCTGATCTACACCCGGATCTACCAGGACCTGCACCGGCTCGCCCGCGCCCAGTTGCGGCAGCGCCAACGCCGCGCCCCCCTGTCGCCGACCTCGCTGATCAGCGAGGCCTGGCTGAAGATGGCCGGCGCCGCGGCCTCGGCCGAGAACCGCTTCCACCTCATCGCCCTGATCGCCCGCGCGATGCGCTACGCGATCCTCGACGAAACCAAGAAGGCCGTCGCCGACAAGCGCGGCAGCCGGATCGAATTCGTCCCCCTTGAGGGCGAGCATCGGATCGGCGAGAACGCACGGATGGAGCAACTGGTGCTGATGGACCAACTGCTGGAGCATCTGGGCAAAGTCGACGAACGGCTGGTCTCGATCGTCGAACTGCGCTACTTCGGAGGCTTGAGCGACAAAGAGATCGGCCATCTGCTGGGAGTCGGCGAAGACCGGATCCGACGCGAGTGGCGTACCGCACGCAGCTATCTGATCGCACGCCTGGGCCAGGGCGACTCGCTGGACCTTCCAGCGAACTGA
- a CDS encoding asparaginase domain-containing protein has product MDKLCIVTTGGTIDKIYFDDKSDYQIGEPQIGHILDELGVAFRYSVIPIIRKDSLHITAQDRELIRATIAAQDAQHVLVTHGTDSMVETAKVLATIPGKTIVLTGALNPARFRGSDAEFNIGTAVGAVQSLPAGVYIAMNGRIWDPAKVRKNVEANRFEAI; this is encoded by the coding sequence ATGGACAAGCTCTGCATCGTCACCACCGGCGGCACGATCGACAAGATCTACTTCGACGACAAGTCCGATTACCAGATCGGCGAACCGCAGATCGGCCACATCCTCGACGAGCTCGGCGTCGCGTTCCGCTACAGCGTGATTCCGATCATCCGCAAGGACTCGCTGCACATCACCGCGCAGGACCGCGAGCTGATCCGCGCCACCATCGCCGCCCAGGACGCGCAGCACGTGCTGGTCACCCACGGCACCGACAGCATGGTCGAGACCGCCAAGGTGCTGGCGACCATTCCCGGCAAGACCATCGTCCTGACCGGCGCGCTCAACCCGGCGCGCTTCCGCGGCTCCGACGCCGAGTTCAACATCGGCACCGCGGTCGGCGCCGTGCAATCGCTGCCGGCCGGCGTCTATATCGCCATGAACGGCCGCATCTGGGATCCGGCCAAGGTGCGCAAGAACGTCGAAGCCAACCGCTTCGAAGCGATCTGA
- a CDS encoding DUF2069 domain-containing protein, producing MTAQPPRSLAQTLLLAALLALSALFSLWYLLPQRHVLAGLLVFVLPPALLAFGVWRRSRRAAYWSGVCALAWFCHGVMLAWSSPPERLYAWIELVLALTVIFAANQPGLAARFGKRGRH from the coding sequence GTGACCGCGCAACCGCCGCGCAGCCTCGCACAGACATTGCTGCTGGCCGCCCTGCTCGCCCTGAGCGCGCTGTTCTCGCTGTGGTATCTGCTGCCGCAGCGGCATGTGCTGGCGGGGCTGCTGGTGTTCGTGCTGCCGCCGGCCTTGCTGGCGTTCGGCGTGTGGCGGCGCAGCCGCCGCGCCGCCTACTGGTCGGGCGTCTGCGCCCTGGCCTGGTTCTGCCACGGCGTGATGCTGGCCTGGTCGTCCCCGCCCGAACGCCTCTACGCCTGGATCGAACTGGTCCTGGCCCTGACCGTGATCTTCGCCGCCAACCAGCCCGGCCTGGCCGCCCGATTCGGCAAACGGGGCCGCCACTGA
- the wrbA gene encoding NAD(P)H:quinone oxidoreductase has protein sequence MSEVLVLYYSRGGSVARLARQIARGIGEVDGVAARVRSVPPVAAITQTAAPPVPDEGAPYVEARDLAECAGLVLGSPTRFGNMAAPVKHWLDGLGAEWASGALVGKPAAVFTSTATQHGGQESTLLTMMVPLLHHGCVLLGIPYTEPALSHTRSGGTPYGASHVAGAQDDPQLSEDEAILARALGRRVAELVVKVSR, from the coding sequence ATGAGCGAAGTACTGGTGCTCTATTACAGCCGCGGCGGTTCGGTCGCGCGACTGGCGCGGCAGATCGCGCGCGGGATCGGCGAAGTCGACGGCGTCGCCGCGCGCGTGCGCAGCGTGCCGCCGGTGGCCGCGATCACCCAGACCGCGGCGCCGCCGGTGCCGGACGAAGGCGCCCCCTACGTGGAAGCGCGCGATCTGGCCGAATGCGCCGGCCTGGTGCTCGGCAGCCCGACCCGGTTCGGCAACATGGCCGCGCCGGTCAAGCATTGGCTGGACGGGCTCGGCGCGGAATGGGCCAGCGGCGCCCTGGTCGGCAAGCCGGCGGCGGTGTTCACTTCGACCGCGACCCAGCACGGCGGCCAGGAATCGACCCTGCTGACGATGATGGTGCCCCTGCTTCACCACGGCTGCGTCCTGCTCGGCATTCCCTACACCGAACCCGCGCTCAGCCACACCCGCAGCGGCGGCACTCCTTATGGCGCCAGCCACGTCGCCGGCGCCCAGGACGACCCGCAACTCAGCGAGGACGAAGCCATCCTCGCGCGCGCGCTCGGCCGCCGCGTCGCCGAACTGGTCGTCAAGGTGAGCCGGTGA
- a CDS encoding YihY family inner membrane protein, which translates to MEPLDSIYRWSERVRDRARIGTFFRFLARRFLDDNLFQAAGALSYTTVFALVPLSMVVFGVLSAFPMFGEWSDRLSDYIFSNFVPSAARSVESYLKQFSANAGQLTTAGVIALVVSLLITLNGVEAAFNRIWRIHSPRPRLGRFLVYWTVLTLGALLAAASLAISARFFAMDVFATEPGRWLEGLLLRTAPMALEWIAFAAIYRVVPHRTIKWRHAIAGAFLAMVLFELIKSGIGFYLGSFGSYSKIYGTLAFVPIFLLWIYLSWIAVLLGASLSSSISAFRYQPASMRLPLGFEMYGLLRLLARFNGARKLGRGLHIDEIQQLEPMLTDALIQQMLEQLGEINVVRRAENGEWLLARDLDELSLGELYEACNLRIPIAEAVLPCRDDSLGQSAMAAMDELRVPLRALMKRRVSSIHAEEE; encoded by the coding sequence ATGGAACCCCTGGACTCGATCTACCGCTGGAGCGAACGGGTGCGCGACCGCGCCCGCATCGGCACGTTCTTCCGCTTCCTGGCCCGGCGCTTCCTCGACGACAACCTGTTCCAGGCCGCCGGCGCCCTGTCCTACACCACCGTGTTCGCGCTGGTGCCGTTGTCGATGGTGGTGTTCGGGGTGTTGTCGGCGTTCCCGATGTTCGGCGAGTGGAGCGACCGGCTCAGCGACTACATCTTCTCCAACTTCGTGCCCTCCGCGGCGCGTTCGGTGGAGAGCTATCTCAAACAGTTCTCGGCCAATGCCGGCCAGCTGACCACCGCCGGCGTGATCGCCCTGGTGGTGTCGCTGCTGATCACCCTCAACGGGGTCGAGGCGGCATTCAACCGGATCTGGCGCATCCACTCGCCGCGGCCGCGCCTGGGCCGTTTCCTGGTGTATTGGACCGTGCTGACCCTGGGCGCGCTGTTGGCCGCGGCCAGCCTGGCGATCTCGGCGCGTTTCTTCGCCATGGACGTGTTCGCCACCGAGCCCGGGCGCTGGCTGGAGGGCCTGCTGCTGCGCACCGCGCCGATGGCGCTGGAGTGGATCGCCTTCGCCGCGATCTACCGGGTGGTGCCGCACCGCACGATCAAATGGCGGCACGCGATCGCCGGCGCGTTCCTGGCGATGGTGTTGTTCGAGCTGATCAAGAGCGGCATCGGCTTCTACCTCGGCAGCTTCGGTTCGTACTCGAAGATCTACGGCACCCTGGCCTTCGTGCCGATCTTCCTGCTGTGGATCTACCTGAGCTGGATCGCGGTACTGCTCGGCGCTTCGCTGTCCTCCTCGATTTCGGCCTTCCGCTATCAGCCGGCGTCGATGCGGCTGCCGCTGGGCTTCGAGATGTACGGCCTGCTGCGCCTGCTGGCGCGCTTCAACGGCGCGCGCAAGCTCGGCCGCGGCCTGCACATCGACGAGATCCAGCAGCTCGAGCCGATGCTGACCGACGCCCTGATCCAGCAGATGCTGGAGCAACTCGGCGAGATCAACGTGGTGCGCCGGGCCGAGAACGGCGAATGGCTGCTGGCGCGCGACCTCGACGAGCTGTCGCTGGGCGAACTGTACGAAGCCTGCAACCTGCGCATCCCCATCGCCGAGGCGGTGCTGCCCTGCCGCGACGACTCGCTGGGCCAGTCGGCGATGGCGGCGATGGACGAGTTGCGGGTGCCGCTGCGCGCGCTGATGAAGCGGCGCGTGTCCAGCATCCACGCCGAAGAGGAGTGA
- a CDS encoding acylphosphatase gives MSAARFFVSGKVQGVWFRASTREQARTLGLRGYANNLADGWVEVLAAGDEAAIERLAQWLRQGPPNARVDSLQREPADETEAGSGFLCG, from the coding sequence GTGAGCGCCGCGCGCTTCTTCGTCAGCGGCAAGGTGCAGGGCGTGTGGTTCCGCGCCAGCACCCGCGAACAGGCGCGAACCCTGGGCTTGCGCGGCTATGCCAACAACCTCGCCGACGGCTGGGTCGAAGTGCTCGCCGCCGGCGACGAAGCCGCGATCGAACGTCTGGCGCAGTGGCTGCGGCAGGGGCCGCCGAACGCGCGCGTGGACTCGCTGCAGCGCGAGCCGGCCGACGAAACCGAAGCCGGCTCCGGCTTCCTCTGCGGCTGA
- a CDS encoding DUF2145 domain-containing protein, with translation MSAALRPRVLRALLWAASLTLPLHPLAAAAGTGCEHRSLGADKLAAAAQTALTVADALERRDAPLALVARVGTDLSAQGLVYSHIGFVVRDHRAGRWTAVHLLNECGSDRSGLYTQGLVNFFADDLVNQDARIVWLEQALAQRLANRLRALPQQSLHQPHYNLIARPGSAAYQNSTAWVLETVGASLNEGVSGAGRGPAYRAAERDGFRPDRVRIPYSKRVLGGLFGSNIAFTDHPVSTRLGGDYPVVTVRAIVEYLVRSGRVQAQQEWRGGYEMERLGAL, from the coding sequence ATGAGCGCCGCCCTCCGCCCTCGCGTACTGCGCGCCCTGCTGTGGGCCGCCTCATTGACCTTGCCACTGCATCCGCTCGCCGCCGCGGCCGGCACCGGCTGCGAGCACCGCAGCCTCGGCGCGGACAAGCTCGCCGCCGCGGCGCAAACCGCCCTGACCGTCGCCGACGCGCTGGAGCGGCGCGATGCGCCCCTGGCCCTGGTGGCGCGGGTCGGCACCGACCTGTCGGCGCAGGGCTTGGTCTACAGCCATATCGGCTTCGTGGTCCGCGACCATCGCGCCGGGCGCTGGACCGCGGTGCATCTGCTCAACGAGTGCGGCAGCGATCGCTCCGGCCTGTACACCCAGGGGCTGGTGAATTTCTTCGCCGACGACCTGGTCAACCAGGACGCGCGCATCGTCTGGCTGGAGCAGGCACTCGCGCAGCGCCTGGCCAATCGCCTGCGTGCGCTGCCGCAGCAATCGCTGCATCAACCGCATTACAACCTGATCGCTCGCCCGGGCAGCGCCGCGTACCAGAACTCCACCGCCTGGGTGCTGGAAACCGTGGGCGCATCCTTGAACGAAGGCGTTTCCGGCGCCGGCCGCGGCCCGGCCTATCGCGCCGCCGAGCGCGACGGTTTTCGTCCCGACCGGGTGCGCATCCCCTATTCCAAACGCGTGCTGGGCGGTCTGTTCGGCAGCAATATCGCTTTCACCGACCACCCGGTGAGCACGCGGCTGGGCGGCGACTATCCGGTGGTGACGGTGCGCGCGATCGTCGAGTACCTGGTACGCAGCGGACGGGTGCAGGCGCAACAGGAGTGGCGCGGCGGGTATGAAATGGAGCGGCTGGGGGCGTTGTGA
- a CDS encoding helix-turn-helix domain-containing protein, whose protein sequence is MALTLELVDALKRFLRAQELTYRDLAGRLKLSEAAVKRMFSRRAMSLRRLEQICEVLDIGLAELSAEAGRGRAPMAMLSEAQEQALVDDPALLVALFLTLNRWKQADVQAHFVFDDVRWTQLMVRLDRLGIIELMPGNRGRPLTARNFRWRADGPMERYFRHHLLGDFFADPFDGEQDVLLLLSGSLSIAGIRELKQRLGEVAREFDALLARDAALSAQERVGVSLVLAQKPWLLQLFHPFRRSQGDGPQPSG, encoded by the coding sequence ATGGCGCTTACCCTCGAACTCGTCGATGCCCTCAAGCGGTTCCTGCGCGCGCAGGAGCTGACCTATCGCGACCTGGCCGGCCGGCTCAAGCTCAGCGAGGCGGCGGTCAAGCGCATGTTCTCGCGCCGGGCGATGAGCCTGCGCCGCCTGGAGCAGATCTGCGAAGTGCTCGACATCGGCCTGGCCGAACTCAGCGCCGAGGCCGGGCGCGGCCGCGCGCCGATGGCCATGCTCAGCGAGGCGCAGGAACAGGCCCTGGTCGACGACCCGGCGCTACTGGTGGCGCTGTTCCTGACTCTGAACCGCTGGAAGCAGGCCGACGTGCAGGCGCATTTCGTCTTCGACGACGTGCGCTGGACCCAGCTGATGGTGCGCCTGGACCGGCTCGGCATCATCGAGCTGATGCCCGGCAACCGCGGCCGGCCGCTGACCGCACGCAACTTCCGTTGGCGCGCGGACGGCCCGATGGAACGCTATTTCCGCCACCATCTGCTCGGCGACTTTTTCGCCGACCCCTTCGACGGCGAGCAGGACGTGCTGTTGCTGCTCAGCGGCTCGCTGAGCATCGCCGGCATCCGCGAACTCAAGCAGCGCCTGGGCGAAGTGGCGCGCGAGTTCGACGCGCTGCTGGCGCGCGACGCGGCCCTGAGCGCGCAGGAGCGGGTCGGCGTCAGCCTGGTGCTGGCGCAGAAGCCCTGGCTGTTGCAACTGTTCCACCCGTTCCGGCGTTCGCAGGGCGACGGGCCGCAGCCGTCGGGCTGA
- the ppk2 gene encoding polyphosphate kinase 2 has protein sequence MSKPLKRKEYEAQLEPLQLELVAMARWLQHSGRRVAVLLEGRDTAGKGGVVGALSDHLNPRQCRIVALSKPSERESGQWYFQRYVPHLPAAGEIVLFDRSWYNRAGVERVMGFATPEQVQAFLRQAPAFEKLLTDDGILLFKYWLCCDQEQQEQRFAERLEDPLKRWKLSPIDLGARKHYDDYTQAREAMLEATHTAHAPWTLVDFNDQRQGRLSLIRDLLSRLPDTKIEPAPLKFPKLKGKPSTERYGVVQPIPATGNKRKKTD, from the coding sequence ATGAGCAAGCCGCTCAAGCGCAAGGAATACGAAGCCCAGCTCGAACCTTTGCAGCTGGAGCTGGTGGCGATGGCGCGCTGGCTGCAGCACAGCGGCCGGCGCGTGGCGGTGCTGCTGGAAGGCCGCGACACTGCCGGCAAGGGCGGCGTGGTCGGCGCCCTGTCCGACCACCTCAACCCGCGCCAGTGCCGCATCGTCGCGCTGTCCAAGCCCAGCGAACGCGAGAGCGGGCAGTGGTATTTCCAGCGCTACGTGCCGCATCTGCCGGCCGCCGGCGAGATCGTCCTGTTCGATCGCAGTTGGTACAACCGCGCCGGCGTCGAACGGGTAATGGGCTTCGCCACGCCGGAGCAGGTCCAGGCCTTCCTGCGCCAGGCGCCGGCGTTCGAGAAGTTGCTGACCGACGACGGCATCCTGCTGTTCAAGTATTGGCTGTGCTGCGACCAGGAACAGCAGGAGCAGCGCTTCGCCGAACGCCTGGAAGACCCGCTCAAGCGCTGGAAGCTGTCGCCGATCGACTTGGGCGCGCGGAAGCACTACGACGATTACACCCAGGCGCGCGAAGCCATGCTCGAAGCGACCCACACCGCGCATGCGCCGTGGACCCTGGTCGATTTCAACGATCAACGCCAAGGCCGGCTGAGCCTGATCCGCGATCTGCTCTCGCGCTTGCCGGATACCAAGATCGAACCGGCGCCGCTGAAGTTCCCCAAGCTCAAGGGCAAGCCGTCGACGGAACGCTACGGGGTGGTGCAGCCGATCCCGGCGACCGGCAACAAGCGCAAGAAGACCGATTGA